From a region of the Pongo abelii isolate AG06213 chromosome 9, NHGRI_mPonAbe1-v2.0_pri, whole genome shotgun sequence genome:
- the TNNT3 gene encoding troponin T, fast skeletal muscle isoform X1: protein MELQALIDSHFEARKKEEEELIALKERIEKRRAERAEQQRIRAEKERERQNRLAEEKARREEEDAKRRAEDDLKKKKALSSMGANYSSYLAKADQKRGKKQTAREMKKKILAERRKPLNIDHLGEDKLRDKAKELWETLHQLEIDKFEFGEKLKRQKYDITTLRSRIDQAQKHSKKAGTPAKGKVGGRWK, encoded by the exons ATGGAGCTCCAGGCCCTCATCGACAGCCACTTTGAGGCccggaagaaggaggaggaggagctgatCGCTCTCAAAGAGAGAATC GAGAAGCGCCGTGCGGAGAGAGCGGAGCAGCAGAGGATTCGtgcagagaaggagagggagcGCCAGAACAGACTGGCG GAGGAAAAGgccagaagggaggaggaagatgcCAAGAGGAGAGCAGAGGACGacctgaagaagaagaaagctcTGTCTTCCATGGGAGCCAACTACAGCAGCTACCTGGCCAAG GCCGATCAGAAGAGAGGCAAGAAGCAGACGGCCCGGGAAATGAAGAAGAAGATTCTGGCTGAGAGACGCAAGCCGCTCAACATCGACCACCTCGGTGAAGACAAACTGAG GGATAAGGCCAAGGAGCTCTGGGAGACCCTGCACCAGCTGGAGATCGACAAGTTCGAGTTTGGGGAGAAGCTGAAACGCCAGAAATATGAT ATCACCACGCTCAGGAGCCGTATTGACCAGGCCCAGAAGCA CAGCAAGAAGGCTGGGACCCCAGCCAAGGGCAAAGTCGGCGGGCGCTGGAAGTAG
- the TNNT3 gene encoding troponin T, fast skeletal muscle isoform X2: MELQALIDSHFEARKKEEEELIALKERIEKRRAERAEQQRIRAEKERERQNRLAEEKARREEEDAKRRAEDDLKKKKALSSMGANYSSYLAKADQKRGKKQTAREMKKKILAERRKPLNIDHLGEDKLRDKAKELWETLHQLEIDKFEFGEKLKRQKYDVSPGTSGPGALAAFTHQPEQPPPCVPTRLWTCPPQGPGP; encoded by the exons ATGGAGCTCCAGGCCCTCATCGACAGCCACTTTGAGGCccggaagaaggaggaggaggagctgatCGCTCTCAAAGAGAGAATC GAGAAGCGCCGTGCGGAGAGAGCGGAGCAGCAGAGGATTCGtgcagagaaggagagggagcGCCAGAACAGACTGGCG GAGGAAAAGgccagaagggaggaggaagatgcCAAGAGGAGAGCAGAGGACGacctgaagaagaagaaagctcTGTCTTCCATGGGAGCCAACTACAGCAGCTACCTGGCCAAG GCCGATCAGAAGAGAGGCAAGAAGCAGACGGCCCGGGAAATGAAGAAGAAGATTCTGGCTGAGAGACGCAAGCCGCTCAACATCGACCACCTCGGTGAAGACAAACTGAG GGATAAGGCCAAGGAGCTCTGGGAGACCCTGCACCAGCTGGAGATCGACAAGTTCGAGTTTGGGGAGAAGCTGAAACGCCAGAAATATGATGTGAGTCCTGGCACCTCCGGCCCTGGGGCCCTAGCGGCTTTCACCCACCAACCAGAGCAGCCACCTCCCTGCGTCCCTACCAGACTCTGGACCTGCCCACCCCAGGGACCTGGGCCCTGA